The window CGTCAGGGCAAACAGCGAGAAACGCTTGCCGGACTTCGACAGCTCTTCGAATTTTTTCCAGGTTTCATCCAGCACCGTGTCGTCGTAGAAGCCCCAGTCGTTGCGGTAAGCGGGGTCGGCAACGGTGGTTTTTAACTCTTCTGCACCGTACAGATGGTCAAAGCCGTGGGACTGCAGGAACACGTCCTTCCCGGCGAAGCGCAGGTTGGCGCCCTGCATGAAATAGTTCTCGTAGCCGGAGTTTTTCAGGATGTCGCCCAGGCAGATGTTCTGCGGGAAGAAGCTGGAGACCGAGGCCGAGGCGTTGCCCTCGAACGGCGCGAACAGCGGAATGCCGCACTGGGAGGCGACCATCCCGGCGATGGTGTAGTCGGTGCCCGGCAGCTGCGCGGTGTGGCTGAAGTCGATCCCTTCGTTCTTGATAGCACCCAGTTCCGGGGCGAGATCCGGGAAGGCATCGTTATCGAAATAGGTGCGCTCAAGGCTCTCGCCGTAGATATAGACGAGGTTCAGCTTCGGATTGGGAATAGTTTTGCCCGGCTCTTTGTAATATGCCGCGAAGTCAGGGTCGCCGTCGCGCGACTGGGATTTTACCAGCTCGGTAATCTGATGAAACGCCGGGCTGGCATCCACCGAGGCGAGCGCCAGTACCAGCGCCAGCAGGCTGTAGCCGAGGTGGTGCGGATGGTGCCGACGGCGGCGCAGGATCCAGCCCAGCAGGCCAAACACGGCCACCAGCGCAACCACCACACCCACGCCCGGAAGTATGTACTTACTAACCCCTGCGCCGGTCAGGCTGTTGGTCAGGGTATAAAGGACGGCATCGTTAATCCCGTCCCCGGTAAAATAGTCGCTGGCGTAGAGGGTAATATTTAAAACGACAAACAGCCCCAGCACCAGAAGGGTGACGGCAAACCACCAGGTATTACGACCCGCCTTGCGGGAATAGATCACCACCGAGGCGAGAAACAGGGCAACAGAAATAAACTCTGACAACAACTTATCCTCAGTAAGGGCAGTCGCTGGTTAGCGGACTAACTGTATAATTTTTGGGTTATACAATGTAATGGCGATGCCATTTAGCTGCAATTGTAGTGTCACGGAATTGTGCTGTTGTTAGGATTTGGTTTAGAAAACACAATGTTTGACGGGCGTCGCTTTACGCGAAAGGGATAAACGCCGCGGCTGTCGTCGCGGCGCAGAGGGATCAGGAGATAAAGCTGAGTCCCTGTTTCAGGACAAAGTCACAGGCCTGGGCTTTGACCTTCTTCGCCAGCGGCGTGTTGCCGATGGTTTCCAGATTCAGCTGCTGGCCGTTATTGGCATTCAGCAGGCCCTGAATCCCTTCCAGATAGTTGGTGTCCTGCTGCTGTTCTTGCGGGGTATCCAGCCCCAGTTTCCCCAATACCTGATTTTTAATGTTGGTAGCATCGGTCATCGAGGCCAGTTTCTCTTTGGCGCAGTATTCGAGGATCCCGGCCGCGTTATTCATGTTGCTGGCGCTGAGCGACTGGCTGCCGCTGTTGAGCAGGCCGGTCAGCGAGGAGAGGGAGAGACCGCCGTTCTGGGACGGGGTGGTGCTGTTGCTGCTGCCCGCGCTAAGCTGGCTGGCGGCGCTGTTGAGGGAATCCTGCCAGGAGGATGCCGCCTGCGCCGCACCAGTGACCAGCAGGGCGCTAACTGCGGCGCTGAGAAGAATATGTGTTTTCATAGGAGCTACTCTGTCGATGGCCCGCCGGGGCGGAATGGCTGGCAGTATAAACCCCCGCGGCCCCTGACTTCCCGGGAAAATATCCTAATACTCTTTACCGGTAACGCGGCTGCGATAGCTTTCCCAGTCAAAAATCACATACAGGCTGTTGCCGAGCTTCATGCGATCCATTACGCGCTCGCCCAGCAGGCGGGTCATCTCATCCACGTTGTGGTTGGTGAGCATTCCGGTCGGGCGCTTGGAGGAGGAGCGGCGGTCGACGATCTGATTGATGATCACTTTTTCATAGCGCGATTCGGTCTGGACGCCGATCTCATCGATCACCAGCAGATCCACGTTGCTCAGATCGTTCAGCAGCTGCTCTTCGCTGGTTTCCCGGTTGCTGAAGGTATCTTTCATCGCCGACATGATGTCGGCCACGGTGATAATCAGCACCGATTTGCCGCGCAGCAGCAGCTCGTTGCAGATGGCTGCCGCGAGGTGGTTTTTGCCGGTGCCCGGCTTGCCGCTGAAGATAAAGCTGGCGATGTTGCCGTCGAACTCTTCCACATACTGGCGCGCCTGTTGCAGCGCTTTGAGCTGCCCCTGGCTCTCGACCTTATAGTTATCGAAGGAGCAGTTCTGATGCAGGGGACGAATGCCGGAGCGGTTAAAGGTGCGCTGCATCTTCATGGCGCGATTCTCCCGGGCCAGCGCCGCGGCGCGGATCTCGCCCTGCTCCTTCTGCCACGCCAGTAGCTCTTCGCCGGTGGTGAAGGCCGGTTTGACGTTGGCAGGCATCATCTTTTGCAGACGTTTCATCAGTTCGCCGAACTCTTTCATTTGGCACCTCGGAATCCGTGGGGGATCTGTTTATCCGGTTCTGAAAAGGCATTCACGTCGCGTTTTGGCTGCGCGCCGCTGCTGGCGCGGTTAATCTGCACGCTGCGGGCCAGCTTCTGCTGCCACTGGATATGGTGGAAGACTTTCCCTTCCGCCTGCCAGTAAGCGGTGAAGGCGGCCAGCTCTTCCGGGGCGACGGGCTGGGTGAGGGCGATGCCCCACAGCGCGGCCTGGCGCTGAAAATCGGGATCGGGCTGCCAGCCGTTATACATGGCGAATTTGCCCATCGGCACGGCAACCGGCGCGCTGGTGGGTTCGTCGAAGAATTGCGTATCCAGAGTGACATCGCTGGTCGGGCGCGACAGGCGCGCTTCCAGCTCCAGCAGCTGGGCCAGACGCTGGGGCGTGATCGCATAAAACGCCGGTGCGTTATCGGCAAAAACGGCGACAGTACCGCCTTCAGCATGGGCCAGCACGCCGCGGGGATCGTGCATAAAGGCATCAATGCCAGTGACGCTGGTGGTCAGGATTCTGGAGGACATAATACTTCTCTACTGGATTACTGCGGACGTGATATGGGCTTATGGTAGCACAGAGAGGAGGGGGCAGGCAGGGGTCTGATACCCGCTCCCTGCTCCCCTGAAAATCAGGAGATAATGTTCAGCGTCACATCAATATTGTTGCGGGTGGCGTTGGAGTACGGGCAGACAATATGCGCCGCATCGACCAGCTTTTTCGCCTCGGCGGCGTCCATCCCCGGCAGGTGAATATTCAGCTTCGCTTCGATGCCAAACCCGGTCGGCAGCGGGCCGATACCCACTTCCCCTTCAATAAAGGCGTCCTTCGGCATCGTGATTTTGTCGCGGTTAGCCACGAACTTCATCGCGCCGAGGAAGCAGGCCGAATAGCCGGCGGCAAACAGCTGTTCCGGGTTGGTCACTTCACCGCCCGCGCCGCCCATCTCTTTGGGGACACCCAGTTTGACATCCAGTACGCCGTCGGACGATGTGGCGCGGCCATCACGGCCCCCGGTGGCTTTGGCTTTGGCGGTATAGACAACTTTCTCTAAAGACATGTTGGGATCCTTATCTCAGGGTTGTGTGCAAGCTATGGACAGGTATAACGCAAGGCAACCTGAACCGCCATCTTTCGGTAGTGCTGGCGCTGGGCCTGCTCATCGGCCCCGTCTTCAAACAGCAGGGTGAAGGTATAGCTGTTGGCCACATAGTGGAAGCTGAAGCTGCTGATCAGGCGGTGCAGATCGCGGGCGTTGACCGTCTGGTTAAACAGCTGCTTCGCTTTGCCGCGCTCAAGGATGGTTTCCAGCAACTCCAGCGCGCTGCGGTTTACCTGGCGCAGCAGCGCCGACTGCTGCATAAACCGTCCGCGCTGCATGTTCTCCATGCAGATAATGCGGATGTAGTCCGGGTGATCGGCATGATAATCAAAGGTGGTTTCCACCAGCTGTACCAGGGCCTCGACCGGCGGCAGCGCATCCAGGCTGAGCTGCTTTTCGCTGGCGCGGATCTGGGTGTAGACATACTCCAGCACCAGCAGGTAGAGGTTTTCTTTGGTCTTGAAGTGATACACCACCATGCGTTTGGTGGTGCCTGCTTTCTCGGCAATCTGCTCCATGCGCGCGCCGTTCAGTCCGTACTCGGCAAACAGCGAGAGGGCGCTGAGAAAAATTTTGTCTTTCAGGCGGGATCCGTCGCTGTTTTCTGCGTGTTCGCTGTCAGGGGTAGACACATCCGTTCCTTACTTAGCCACATAGAACCGAGGATTATCGCCACGCCAGCGGGATAACACAACTCTCAGACCCGGGGGCGCTTGCGGTAGAGCCACAGCCCGGGGATCGACAGGCCGATGGAGAGTGCGCCGACAATGGACGAGGCTTTCAGGAAATTGGTCAGCAGCATGATCATCTGCGCTTCGCTGTAGCCAAAATGGCTGATTTTCACCGCCGAAATCATCGCGGTATAGGCC of the Leclercia sp. AS011 genome contains:
- the dnaT gene encoding primosomal protein DnaT, which encodes MSSRILTTSVTGIDAFMHDPRGVLAHAEGGTVAVFADNAPAFYAITPQRLAQLLELEARLSRPTSDVTLDTQFFDEPTSAPVAVPMGKFAMYNGWQPDPDFQRQAALWGIALTQPVAPEELAAFTAYWQAEGKVFHHIQWQQKLARSVQINRASSGAQPKRDVNAFSEPDKQIPHGFRGAK
- a CDS encoding TetR family transcriptional regulator, giving the protein MSTPDSEHAENSDGSRLKDKIFLSALSLFAEYGLNGARMEQIAEKAGTTKRMVVYHFKTKENLYLLVLEYVYTQIRASEKQLSLDALPPVEALVQLVETTFDYHADHPDYIRIICMENMQRGRFMQQSALLRQVNRSALELLETILERGKAKQLFNQTVNARDLHRLISSFSFHYVANSYTFTLLFEDGADEQAQRQHYRKMAVQVALRYTCP
- the dnaC gene encoding DNA replication protein DnaC produces the protein MKEFGELMKRLQKMMPANVKPAFTTGEELLAWQKEQGEIRAAALARENRAMKMQRTFNRSGIRPLHQNCSFDNYKVESQGQLKALQQARQYVEEFDGNIASFIFSGKPGTGKNHLAAAICNELLLRGKSVLIITVADIMSAMKDTFSNRETSEEQLLNDLSNVDLLVIDEIGVQTESRYEKVIINQIVDRRSSSKRPTGMLTNHNVDEMTRLLGERVMDRMKLGNSLYVIFDWESYRSRVTGKEY
- a CDS encoding organic hydroperoxide resistance protein, yielding MSLEKVVYTAKAKATGGRDGRATSSDGVLDVKLGVPKEMGGAGGEVTNPEQLFAAGYSACFLGAMKFVANRDKITMPKDAFIEGEVGIGPLPTGFGIEAKLNIHLPGMDAAEAKKLVDAAHIVCPYSNATRNNIDVTLNIIS
- a CDS encoding DUF2501 domain-containing protein yields the protein MKTHILLSAAVSALLVTGAAQAASSWQDSLNSAASQLSAGSSNSTTPSQNGGLSLSSLTGLLNSGSQSLSASNMNNAAGILEYCAKEKLASMTDATNIKNQVLGKLGLDTPQEQQQDTNYLEGIQGLLNANNGQQLNLETIGNTPLAKKVKAQACDFVLKQGLSFIS